One region of Synechococcus elongatus PCC 11801 genomic DNA includes:
- the tgt gene encoding tRNA guanosine(34) transglycosylase Tgt, with amino-acid sequence MDRQCAVASLTAFQFQIDRQCSQTRGRACSFHTPHGIVETPRFMPVGTLATVKTVTPAQLSETGAQMVLSNTYHLHLQPGENIVAKAGGLHRFMNWSGPMLTDSGGFQVFSLSELRKIEERGVTFRSPRDGAVIEFTPERSIRIQNALGADVIMAFDECPPYPAERKDVEAAVARTYRWLERCITAHERPQDQALFGIVQGGVYLDLRQQAARDLVQLDLPGYAIGGVSVGEPSEEIHRIVEATAPLLPAHKPRYLMGVGTYREMVQAIASGIDLFDCVIPTRLARHGAALVKGDRWNLKNAQFREDFRPLDEDCSCYCCQNFSRAYLNHLIRSREILGYTLLSIHNITELVRFTTRIREAILSDRFVEEFGHWLQPSAVPVAP; translated from the coding sequence ATGGATCGGCAGTGCGCGGTGGCTTCATTGACAGCGTTTCAGTTCCAAATCGATCGACAGTGCAGCCAAACTCGTGGCCGAGCTTGCAGCTTCCACACGCCCCACGGGATTGTTGAAACCCCGCGCTTTATGCCAGTGGGTACGTTGGCTACGGTCAAAACTGTAACGCCTGCCCAACTGAGCGAGACCGGCGCCCAAATGGTGCTGTCCAATACCTACCACCTGCATTTGCAGCCGGGTGAAAACATTGTCGCCAAGGCGGGCGGACTGCACCGCTTCATGAATTGGTCAGGGCCGATGCTGACTGATTCCGGTGGCTTTCAGGTTTTCAGCCTCAGTGAGTTGCGCAAGATTGAAGAGCGCGGCGTCACCTTTCGATCGCCCCGCGATGGCGCGGTGATTGAGTTCACCCCCGAGCGATCGATTCGCATTCAAAATGCACTGGGGGCCGATGTGATCATGGCCTTCGATGAATGTCCGCCCTATCCGGCGGAGCGCAAGGATGTCGAAGCAGCGGTGGCGCGGACCTATCGCTGGCTGGAACGCTGCATTACTGCCCATGAACGACCGCAGGATCAAGCTCTGTTTGGTATTGTCCAAGGCGGCGTCTATCTCGATCTGCGGCAACAGGCGGCACGAGATCTGGTGCAGCTTGACCTGCCGGGCTATGCGATCGGTGGCGTCAGTGTGGGTGAACCCTCCGAAGAAATTCACCGCATCGTGGAAGCAACTGCACCACTGTTGCCCGCCCATAAGCCCCGCTACTTGATGGGCGTGGGGACTTACCGCGAAATGGTGCAGGCGATCGCTTCTGGGATTGATCTGTTTGACTGTGTAATCCCAACCCGCTTGGCTCGCCATGGTGCTGCCCTAGTCAAAGGCGATCGCTGGAATCTGAAGAATGCTCAGTTCCGCGAAGACTTCCGGCCGCTCGATGAAGACTGCTCTTGCTACTGCTGCCAAAACTTCAGCCGTGCTTACCTCAACCACCTGATTCGATCGCGGGAAATTCTCGGCTACACCCTGCTCTCGATCCACAACATTACCGAGCTAGTGCGCTTCACGACTCGGATTCGCGAGGCGATTCTCAGCGATCGCTTCGTCGAAGAGTTTGGTCATTGGTTACAGCCATCCGCAGTGCCGGTAGCGCCGTGA
- the cobS gene encoding adenosylcobinamide-GDP ribazoletransferase, which translates to MIRQLWAELNAAILFYTVLPLPQRWPTQFAGMSRWAPIVGVMLGLILTVSDRLLAVAQLPLPLRSLLIVLLAIALTGGLHLDGAMDTADGLAVPNPDRRLEVMSDSRTGAFGAIAAIAIISLKTLALCYLPAPRSLLILLIPVWGRWAQVLAIVRYPYLKAEGKGAIHKQTGRGAIDLLPGAIALLIGISAIARLQSLTVALQLLAIGLFWTWTTGAWLQKKLGGQTGDTYGAIVEWTEALIWVSLTIGQA; encoded by the coding sequence ATGATCCGGCAACTCTGGGCAGAGCTGAACGCTGCCATCCTTTTCTACACGGTGCTGCCGCTCCCTCAACGCTGGCCGACACAGTTTGCCGGTATGAGCCGCTGGGCTCCGATCGTGGGCGTGATGCTGGGACTGATTTTGACCGTCAGCGATCGCCTCTTAGCTGTGGCTCAATTACCGTTGCCGCTACGAAGTCTGCTGATCGTTTTGTTGGCGATCGCCCTAACCGGCGGATTGCATCTGGATGGGGCGATGGATACAGCAGATGGTCTGGCGGTTCCCAACCCCGATCGCCGACTGGAGGTGATGAGTGACAGTCGTACCGGTGCATTCGGAGCGATCGCCGCGATCGCGATTATCAGCCTCAAAACCCTCGCTCTTTGCTACCTTCCCGCACCACGATCGCTCTTGATTCTGCTGATTCCAGTCTGGGGACGCTGGGCGCAAGTGCTGGCGATCGTCCGATATCCCTACCTCAAAGCGGAGGGCAAGGGCGCGATCCATAAACAGACGGGGCGCGGCGCGATCGATTTACTCCCAGGGGCGATCGCCTTACTGATTGGAATTAGCGCGATCGCTCGACTTCAATCCCTGACAGTTGCGCTGCAACTTCTTGCGATCGGCCTGTTTTGGACTTGGACAACAGGAGCATGGTTGCAGAAAAAACTGGGGGGCCAAACTGGCGACACCTACGGCGCGATCGTGGAATGGACGGAAGCTCTAATTTGGGTCAGCCTGACGATCGGTCAGGCTTAG
- a CDS encoding GAF domain-containing sensor histidine kinase has product MTTGVEFSRLCQAQLELLSHALGASLSAVYLVDPQAQDSATMLVPIALYPVTAQPSLVPARDSREPTAATKLVPPIDQFMRSSEAGELSYQRWIPLRQGEQVLGLLVTRRDDRDWTESEALQLEQIADTLALGRSLDQKNQLLQQQLQHRDYWQLQEQDRMEILLHQIKNPLTALRTFAKLLLRRMQPEERNHQLAASLLRESDRLSDLLALLSHPSSAAPAATLPSANPLLLNAAATQIPTEVAEYLPLLIERTVALAQEKGLDFEVQDWQSVPPVLAPASTLLEVLGNLLENACKYTPVAGRVGLNWAAIGGTAIAFCIWDDGPQIPAEDLPYLFDRNFRGVQSNGSIPGSGLGLAIARDLSQSVGGELRCYSPAAQYQPDLPATGAAFVLTVPVWTKPDRSSG; this is encoded by the coding sequence AGATTCGGCAACGATGTTGGTGCCGATCGCGCTTTATCCTGTTACGGCTCAGCCTTCGCTGGTGCCAGCGCGAGACAGTCGCGAACCAACGGCCGCAACCAAGCTTGTGCCCCCCATCGATCAGTTCATGCGGTCTTCGGAGGCAGGCGAACTGTCTTATCAGCGTTGGATTCCATTGCGCCAAGGGGAGCAAGTGCTGGGGCTATTAGTGACGCGTCGCGACGATCGCGACTGGACGGAGTCTGAAGCCCTGCAGCTCGAACAGATTGCCGACACCCTTGCCTTGGGACGATCGCTCGATCAGAAAAATCAATTACTGCAACAGCAACTCCAGCATCGTGACTATTGGCAGTTGCAGGAACAGGATCGGATGGAAATCCTGCTACACCAAATTAAAAATCCTTTAACTGCACTGCGTACCTTTGCCAAACTCTTGCTGCGCCGGATGCAGCCGGAGGAACGTAATCATCAACTGGCAGCAAGTTTGCTGCGCGAGAGCGATCGCTTGTCCGATCTATTAGCTCTCCTCAGTCATCCATCCTCAGCTGCCCCAGCCGCAACGCTACCCAGTGCTAACCCACTGTTATTGAATGCTGCAGCGACTCAGATTCCTACTGAAGTGGCGGAGTATCTGCCGCTGTTAATCGAACGGACGGTTGCGCTCGCTCAGGAAAAAGGGCTGGATTTTGAAGTCCAAGATTGGCAATCAGTGCCACCGGTGTTGGCTCCAGCCAGCACTCTTCTGGAAGTACTCGGTAATCTGTTGGAAAATGCCTGCAAATACACGCCAGTGGCGGGTCGGGTCGGTCTGAATTGGGCTGCCATTGGTGGAACCGCGATCGCCTTTTGCATATGGGATGACGGCCCCCAGATTCCGGCGGAAGACTTACCGTATCTCTTCGATCGCAACTTTCGCGGTGTTCAAAGCAATGGCTCGATTCCGGGGAGTGGCTTGGGTCTAGCGATCGCCCGTGATCTCAGTCAGTCTGTGGGCGGTGAGTTGCGTTGCTATAGCCCTGCAGCTCAGTATCAGCCGGATTTGCCCGCAACCGGAGCTGCTTTTGTTCTGACGGTACCAGTCTGGACTAAGCCTGACCGATCGTCAGGCTGA
- a CDS encoding photosystem II reaction center protein K, whose amino-acid sequence MEAALLLAKLPEAYQLFDPLVDVLPVIPVFFLLLAFVWQAAVGFR is encoded by the coding sequence ATGGAAGCTGCATTGCTCTTGGCAAAACTGCCGGAAGCCTACCAACTCTTCGATCCCTTGGTGGATGTTCTGCCCGTGATTCCGGTGTTCTTCCTCTTGCTCGCCTTCGTTTGGCAAGCAGCAGTCGGCTTCCGCTAA